A single window of Actinoallomurus bryophytorum DNA harbors:
- a CDS encoding branched-chain amino acid ABC transporter permease, protein MLRFVNLTLAGITDGMVFAAVALALVLIWRATRIVNFAQGGMLMFTTFLAWTVVQHGGSYWLALAAALASGLVLGAVVERLLIRRVEGGPPLNAVITTLGLLILLQAAAGMIWGGTPHSYPPAFTIRGFTRDLLLSPSDLFVVGAVAVVAIALLLLFRRTDVGLKMRAAAFAPEVARLLGVRVGRMLTLGWALAALVGSLAGVLIAPSVFVGPNQFDSVLVFGFTAAVIGGLDSPAGAIAGGVILGCALSYVSGYVSSDIVTLGAFAALITILMIRPAGLFAGRAGRRV, encoded by the coding sequence ATGCTGCGCTTCGTCAACCTGACCCTGGCCGGAATCACGGACGGCATGGTGTTCGCCGCGGTGGCGCTCGCGCTCGTGCTGATCTGGCGTGCCACCCGGATCGTCAACTTCGCCCAGGGCGGCATGCTGATGTTCACCACGTTCCTCGCCTGGACCGTCGTGCAGCACGGAGGGTCGTACTGGCTGGCCCTCGCCGCCGCCCTCGCCTCGGGCCTGGTGCTCGGCGCCGTGGTCGAGCGGTTGCTGATCCGGCGCGTCGAGGGCGGGCCTCCGCTCAACGCGGTGATCACCACGCTGGGGTTGCTGATCCTGCTGCAGGCCGCCGCGGGCATGATCTGGGGCGGCACCCCGCACTCGTACCCCCCGGCGTTCACCATCAGGGGGTTCACCCGCGATCTCCTGCTCTCCCCCTCCGACCTGTTCGTCGTCGGCGCCGTCGCGGTCGTCGCCATCGCCCTGCTGCTCCTGTTCCGCCGTACCGACGTCGGCCTGAAGATGCGGGCGGCGGCGTTCGCGCCCGAGGTCGCGCGGCTCCTCGGCGTACGCGTCGGGCGGATGCTGACGCTGGGATGGGCGCTGGCCGCACTGGTCGGCTCGCTGGCCGGCGTGCTCATCGCGCCGTCGGTGTTCGTCGGGCCGAACCAGTTCGACTCCGTGCTGGTCTTCGGCTTCACCGCCGCCGTCATCGGCGGCCTGGACAGCCCGGCGGGTGCCATCGCCGGCGGCGTCATCCTGGGCTGCGCGCTCAGCTACGTGTCGGGCTACGTCAGCTCCGACATCGTCACCCTCGGCGCCTTCGCGGCGCTGATCACCATACTCATGATCCGACCGGCCGGCCTGTTCGCGGGCAGGGCCGGGCGGCGGGTCTGA
- a CDS encoding branched-chain amino acid ABC transporter permease, translated as MGRPLPAVLRPTLVRHAALAVLAALALYVLTNVLGAYRDLQMAQAAYFACAAVGLTVLTGLSGQISLGQGAFMAIGAYTTALLINGWHWPLAAALFASALVSAAAGLFVGAAAARLRGPYLAGATLALAVGLPELASYGPLTKHLGAQNGMSISPAPPPLSLGETFPLERWQAWIACGATVITMFLLANLTRSRFGRTFRAVRDDEIAASLAGIHVARTQVLAFVVAAACGGLGGGLLAFVTTLAAPGAFTITLSLQLVSAIILGGLGSLAGAIWGSLILVLVPSWASDVAQSAHLSHNVESNLPLAIYGLVLVVVMLAFPAGVQGGLRALFGPILAHARRSQ; from the coding sequence ATGGGCAGACCTCTCCCGGCCGTGCTGCGGCCCACACTCGTCCGCCACGCGGCGCTGGCCGTGCTCGCCGCGCTCGCGCTGTACGTGCTGACGAACGTGCTGGGGGCGTACCGCGACCTGCAGATGGCCCAGGCGGCCTACTTCGCCTGCGCCGCCGTCGGGCTCACGGTGCTGACCGGCCTGAGCGGGCAGATCTCGCTCGGCCAGGGCGCGTTCATGGCGATCGGCGCGTACACGACGGCGCTGCTGATCAATGGCTGGCACTGGCCGCTCGCCGCGGCGTTGTTCGCCTCCGCGCTCGTGTCGGCCGCGGCCGGCCTGTTCGTCGGGGCCGCGGCGGCCCGGCTCCGCGGTCCCTACCTGGCGGGCGCGACGCTCGCGCTCGCGGTGGGCCTGCCGGAGCTGGCGTCCTACGGCCCGCTCACCAAGCACCTCGGCGCGCAGAACGGCATGTCCATCTCGCCCGCGCCGCCACCGCTCAGCCTGGGCGAGACGTTCCCCCTCGAACGCTGGCAGGCGTGGATCGCCTGCGGTGCCACCGTCATCACGATGTTCCTGCTGGCCAACCTCACCCGCAGCCGCTTCGGGCGTACGTTCCGCGCCGTACGCGACGACGAGATCGCCGCGTCCCTCGCCGGAATCCATGTCGCGCGCACGCAGGTGCTCGCCTTCGTCGTGGCCGCCGCCTGCGGCGGGCTCGGCGGCGGGCTGCTCGCGTTCGTCACCACACTGGCGGCGCCCGGGGCGTTCACCATCACCCTGTCGCTCCAGCTCGTCAGCGCGATCATCCTCGGCGGGCTGGGCAGCCTGGCGGGCGCGATCTGGGGCTCACTGATCCTCGTGCTGGTGCCGTCCTGGGCCAGCGACGTCGCGCAGTCGGCACACCTGTCGCACAACGTCGAGTCCAACCTGCCACTCGCGATCTATGGACTCGTCCTCGTCGTCGTCATGCTCGCCTTCCCCGCAGGCGTGCAAGGGGGACTGCGAGCCCTTTTCGGACCGATTCTGGCCCACGCTAGGAGAAGCCAATGA
- a CDS encoding ABC transporter ATP-binding protein: MAPAALELSGVRVRFDGLVALDDVSLEVPQDHVVGVIGPNGAGKTTLFNVVCGFVRPEDGELRRNGTRMHRHRAHDLAGLGIGRTLQGLGLFPGLTVAENVMVGASSRAKAGFLSSLFALPRADRDEAALRERALEKLAEVGAPDDIADRRPDELPYGTQKRVALARALACDPELVLLDEPAAGLSVEEIHELGGLIRRLRRSVVLVEHHMDLVMEICDEVVVLDFGKVIARGTPAEIRDDPAVIDAYLGEEVAAEANREPGAVPEPNPLSE; the protein is encoded by the coding sequence ATGGCACCTGCCGCGCTGGAACTCTCCGGCGTGCGGGTCCGGTTCGACGGTCTGGTCGCCCTGGATGACGTCTCGCTCGAGGTCCCCCAGGACCACGTCGTCGGCGTCATCGGCCCGAACGGCGCCGGCAAGACGACGCTGTTCAACGTCGTCTGCGGCTTCGTACGACCCGAGGACGGTGAGCTGCGGCGGAACGGCACCCGAATGCACCGGCACCGGGCCCATGACCTGGCCGGTCTGGGCATCGGCCGTACGCTCCAGGGGCTCGGCCTCTTCCCCGGCCTGACCGTTGCCGAGAACGTCATGGTCGGCGCGTCCTCCCGCGCGAAGGCCGGGTTCCTCTCCTCGTTGTTCGCCCTGCCACGCGCCGACCGGGACGAGGCCGCGCTGCGGGAGCGGGCGCTCGAGAAGCTGGCCGAGGTGGGCGCACCGGACGACATCGCCGACCGGCGGCCCGACGAGCTTCCGTACGGGACACAGAAACGGGTCGCCCTGGCCCGCGCGCTCGCCTGCGACCCGGAGCTGGTCCTGCTCGACGAACCCGCGGCGGGTCTGTCCGTCGAGGAGATCCATGAGCTCGGCGGGCTCATCCGGCGCCTGCGGCGGTCCGTCGTCCTCGTCGAACACCACATGGACCTGGTGATGGAGATCTGCGACGAGGTGGTCGTGCTGGACTTCGGCAAGGTCATCGCCCGCGGTACACCGGCCGAGATCCGCGACGATCCGGCGGTGATCGACGCCTATCTGGGCGAGGAGGTCGCCGCCGAGGCGAACCGCGAACCGGGCGCCGTCCCCGAGCCGAACCCCCTGAGCGAATGA
- a CDS encoding ABC transporter ATP-binding protein, translating to MSEMDATANMLEVEDLTVAYGAVRALSGVSLSVPRGSVTAVLGANGAGKTTFLRTLSGLLRPRSGRVVLDGRDIARTPVEDIVRAGLAHVPEGRGVIVELTVEENLRLGGLIRRTAARSADDGPRWSLENVYELFPPLRERARRQATTLSGGERQMLAIGRALMSNPRLLLLDEPSLGLAPRLVAQIMAVLRRMRDERGLTVLLVEQNARSALSIADRAIVLNLGTIAIDKDARLLAGDDQLRHAYLGF from the coding sequence ATGAGTGAGATGGACGCGACGGCGAACATGCTCGAGGTGGAGGACCTCACCGTGGCGTACGGTGCGGTCCGCGCACTCAGCGGGGTGTCGCTCTCCGTGCCGCGGGGAAGCGTCACGGCGGTCCTCGGTGCCAACGGAGCGGGCAAGACCACCTTTCTCCGTACTCTCAGCGGATTGCTGCGCCCCCGCTCGGGGCGGGTCGTCCTGGACGGCCGCGACATCGCGCGTACCCCGGTGGAGGACATCGTCCGCGCGGGCCTGGCCCACGTCCCCGAAGGCCGCGGGGTCATCGTCGAGCTCACGGTCGAGGAGAACCTCCGGCTCGGCGGCCTCATCCGGCGGACGGCGGCACGGAGCGCCGACGACGGTCCGCGGTGGTCGCTGGAGAACGTGTACGAGCTGTTCCCACCGCTGCGGGAACGGGCCCGGCGCCAGGCCACGACGCTGTCCGGCGGGGAGCGCCAGATGCTGGCCATCGGACGCGCATTGATGAGCAACCCCCGCCTGCTGCTGCTCGACGAACCCTCGCTCGGCCTGGCGCCACGGCTCGTCGCCCAGATCATGGCCGTGCTGCGCCGCATGCGGGACGAGCGGGGCCTGACCGTACTGCTGGTCGAGCAGAACGCGCGGAGCGCCCTGTCCATCGCAGACCGCGCCATCGTCCTCAACCTCGGCACGATCGCCATCGACAAAGACGCCCGGCTGCTCGCCGGCGACGATCAGCTACGCCACGCCTACCTGGGGTTCTGA
- a CDS encoding ABC transporter substrate-binding protein, which yields MIKRMIAGLAAMTLVVAGCGSGGNDTGGDKNKASAPGITATTVTIGSHQPLTGPAAPGYSEISPASKAYFDYVNANGGINGRKIVYKYVDDVYNPTTTVDVVHRLVLQDKVFAIFNGLGTPTHTKVVDYLNAQRVPDLFVASGCGCWDQAAKHPYTFGWQTDYIREGKILGQYIKQNFAGKKVAYFYQNDDFGQDGVKGLDMYIPKDQVVKRESYQPTNTDVSPQAQAIASSKADVVVLFSIPAFTALFRLASLKLGFKPQLAVSNVGSDPTTLSGLLESFAKKGGAKVEGNPLIQGIITDSYASPAGDTANSWTQLFKKIHATYIPKLPFDGNVTYGMSAAYTFVQALKAAGRNPTRKSLVDAVEKGGFTGAGLVPFAFSKDSHAGYAGAQIGKISGNTIVLSGTPLTTDDGTGAIQPYTTPQPQAPANGIPAG from the coding sequence ATGATCAAACGCATGATCGCCGGTCTGGCCGCGATGACCCTTGTGGTCGCGGGGTGCGGTTCCGGTGGCAACGACACCGGAGGCGACAAGAACAAGGCCTCCGCCCCGGGCATCACGGCCACCACGGTGACGATCGGCAGCCACCAGCCGCTGACCGGGCCGGCCGCCCCCGGGTACAGCGAGATCTCCCCCGCGTCGAAGGCCTACTTCGACTACGTCAACGCCAACGGCGGGATCAACGGCCGAAAGATCGTCTACAAGTACGTCGACGATGTCTACAACCCCACCACGACCGTGGACGTCGTGCACCGGCTGGTGCTGCAGGACAAGGTGTTCGCGATCTTCAACGGCCTCGGCACCCCGACGCACACGAAGGTCGTGGACTACCTCAACGCCCAGCGCGTACCCGACCTGTTCGTGGCCTCCGGCTGCGGATGCTGGGACCAGGCCGCCAAGCACCCGTACACCTTCGGCTGGCAGACCGACTACATCCGCGAGGGGAAGATCCTCGGGCAGTACATCAAGCAGAACTTCGCCGGGAAGAAGGTCGCCTACTTCTACCAGAACGACGACTTCGGCCAGGACGGCGTCAAGGGCCTGGACATGTACATCCCGAAGGACCAGGTCGTCAAGCGCGAGTCGTACCAGCCGACCAACACCGACGTGAGCCCGCAGGCCCAGGCGATCGCCTCGTCCAAGGCCGACGTCGTGGTGCTGTTCAGCATTCCGGCGTTCACGGCGCTGTTCCGGCTGGCGTCGCTGAAGCTGGGCTTCAAGCCGCAGCTTGCCGTCAGCAACGTCGGCTCGGACCCCACCACGCTCAGCGGGCTGCTGGAGAGCTTCGCCAAGAAGGGCGGGGCCAAGGTCGAGGGCAACCCACTGATCCAGGGGATCATCACCGACTCGTACGCGTCGCCCGCGGGCGACACGGCGAACAGCTGGACCCAGCTGTTCAAGAAGATCCACGCCACCTACATCCCGAAACTGCCCTTCGACGGCAACGTCACGTACGGGATGTCGGCGGCGTACACGTTCGTCCAGGCGTTGAAGGCGGCCGGCCGCAACCCCACCCGTAAGTCCCTGGTCGACGCCGTCGAGAAGGGCGGGTTCACCGGTGCCGGCCTGGTGCCGTTCGCGTTCTCGAAGGACTCACACGCCGGCTACGCGGGCGCCCAGATCGGCAAGATCTCCGGCAACACCATCGTGTTGAGCGGCACACCGCTGACCACCGACGACGGCACGGGCGCGATCCAGCCGTACACGACGCCCCAGCCGCAGGCCCCGGCCAACGGCATCCCCGCCGGCTGA